The Pseudomonadota bacterium genome has a window encoding:
- a CDS encoding tetratricopeptide repeat protein, whose translation MTELNTLPDELILNIHSKDKTVPENLSVTLGGREVSQTAFAFTDDEFIQKLAQLEKMTHLPLPCDPKGAMGAKENALESAIYEQAILIGTGLAEVLDDMGRLTLTEIMNSTKIPLLRIVVDGDWADRVLALPWELLYIDGRFPVKEARLDVVREVSVANAPGLKPQTKPFRVLVHIAAPEDDEGQSSLMYEEEAYRLVLSMQQAAKDAVVFSDLGTVRDLVRAIQSINPTVVHFTGHGSPGKLLFENETGENVEIPISDLLKEMRAFAVDGQHGLPQVFYLASSYGASGMSTFATTLQKEGCPAVVAYMGPAGDQLSTQAEVAFYGGLAAGKRLTESMRSARLFMAGVLGEKDHCYRYPLGWAQLVLYLRGNDTPISKGKAAADNIYVLEQELHRSESPVYSLDMMHSGIDGFIGRRKDLATLRQSHIKGQRVFVLYGLGGIGKTSLAVKLIPKLGIEHDKIVVLDAARANKAANPVQDLWEQMTDQLQDAFPDILVNILETHKQNQDPKILLGEMITAIKEPWLIYLDNAESLQIKTDSENSDLGAWASSEIEKWWQIAVSGAVYGGPLTLIATTRYLLKELERKDNFQVGLLRPSEIERMMRWFPYLRQIPHAHKKKIIKWLNGHARTMIYLEGLFKEIFDPLTSEDDISDARWQAAIKDALPQTDEKSANEDLMLSHIWKRLDDTARDQLRILTTLRCPAPMDAVKTFGNQTQRLESLGLISKYSGKFYGMQDSVSCFAEKLCGFALPKDHLCIGLWYKEAFKTEKRLVFAEEAVYHLVKAGKADVAAPTAADLVSHYYTTSRYAESGKVLDSVIALSPVSDLAESLLSIRGNLHNALGRYELAAADYQEIIESARKRETAGIAEVQGLHGLANALYNLGQYEESAEAYNKSLVITKQVYGTETHSSYAASLHGLADVLDRLGRYKEAVEAYNKSLVITKQVYETETRPEYAVSLHGLAGALDRLGRYKEAVEAYNKSLVITKQVYETEVRPEYVSLLNGLAGALYNLGRYEEAVETYNKSLVMTKQVYGTEVHPEYASSLHGLANALDHMSRYEEAFEAYNKSLVIKKQIYKTEVHPEYTSSLYGLAVALVHLARHEEAVEAFNKSLVITRQVYGTVTHPEYASSLAGLANTLVHLGRNEEAVEAYNKSLNIKKEIYGSDEHPSSLPTRTNLSMTLAKMGQIDQACREMDQSLSIARIMGHPFHTGNVLYLYAQLESDRNAQKALDMAIEAEFLLKQVFDASHPTLQGAQAVIAKLKGGLKHEPEPDSEHKNQKAKVTPEMLKDWTYGLLYGISSVSKVVFVHLAQRMALLISTQGILTQLAVTMGRPGLELENPTALEMPENMPSEQIKDLRPRLAGFKALVKRVAEDIKDILQDCNEQNGRIVLHEDLSHPVPDELQTVLLDEAAAIILAGSDELLLAELDLVLKGLSILLKDVDDPAAIGLPTTLLRRLPDQRDKIVNTLKPFCSEIQKKLLLETIE comes from the coding sequence ATGACCGAGCTTAATACACTGCCTGATGAGTTGATTCTTAATATTCATTCAAAAGATAAGACGGTTCCCGAAAACCTGTCGGTCACTTTAGGCGGTCGTGAAGTTTCACAAACAGCTTTTGCGTTTACAGATGATGAATTTATACAAAAGCTTGCGCAATTGGAAAAAATGACCCACCTGCCCTTGCCCTGTGATCCCAAGGGAGCAATGGGTGCTAAAGAAAACGCTTTGGAGTCGGCTATTTACGAACAGGCTATTTTGATCGGAACCGGTTTGGCCGAAGTACTCGATGATATGGGGCGACTAACCCTTACAGAGATTATGAATAGCACCAAGATACCATTGCTTCGCATCGTTGTTGACGGCGATTGGGCAGACCGTGTTCTGGCTTTGCCATGGGAACTTCTTTATATAGACGGCCGCTTTCCGGTAAAAGAAGCTCGCCTTGATGTGGTTCGTGAAGTCAGCGTAGCTAATGCGCCTGGTCTTAAGCCACAGACTAAGCCTTTCAGAGTGCTGGTGCATATCGCCGCCCCGGAGGATGACGAGGGGCAAAGTTCGTTAATGTATGAAGAAGAAGCTTACCGCCTTGTTCTTTCCATGCAGCAAGCCGCAAAAGACGCCGTTGTTTTTTCCGATTTGGGTACTGTAAGGGATTTGGTTCGTGCTATACAGAGCATCAACCCTACCGTGGTTCATTTTACCGGACACGGCAGCCCTGGTAAGCTATTGTTTGAAAATGAAACCGGTGAAAACGTCGAGATCCCTATTTCAGATCTTTTAAAGGAGATGCGGGCCTTTGCAGTTGACGGACAGCATGGTTTGCCCCAGGTTTTTTATTTGGCGTCTTCTTACGGAGCATCCGGCATGTCCACCTTCGCAACCACCCTGCAAAAGGAGGGATGTCCGGCTGTTGTGGCCTATATGGGTCCGGCAGGAGATCAATTGTCAACCCAAGCTGAAGTTGCTTTCTATGGTGGCTTGGCAGCAGGCAAGCGGCTTACCGAATCTATGCGTAGCGCCCGTCTTTTTATGGCCGGGGTGTTGGGAGAAAAAGATCATTGTTATCGCTACCCACTGGGCTGGGCACAACTGGTGCTTTACCTGCGTGGTAACGACACTCCCATAAGCAAGGGGAAAGCCGCCGCCGATAATATTTATGTACTGGAACAAGAGCTGCATCGAAGCGAATCGCCAGTTTATTCTCTGGATATGATGCATTCCGGCATAGACGGATTTATCGGCAGGCGCAAGGATCTGGCAACGCTCAGACAAAGCCACATCAAGGGACAGCGCGTTTTTGTGCTTTATGGCCTTGGTGGTATCGGGAAAACCTCTCTTGCAGTCAAACTGATTCCAAAACTTGGTATAGAACATGATAAAATAGTAGTACTTGATGCTGCCCGTGCGAATAAAGCCGCAAATCCCGTTCAGGATCTTTGGGAGCAAATGACAGACCAGCTACAGGATGCATTTCCCGATATCCTGGTAAACATACTGGAAACGCATAAACAAAATCAAGACCCTAAAATATTGCTTGGCGAAATGATTACAGCTATTAAAGAACCCTGGCTTATATATCTGGACAATGCCGAATCGCTTCAGATAAAAACAGATTCCGAAAACAGCGATCTTGGAGCCTGGGCATCTTCCGAAATTGAAAAATGGTGGCAAATCGCAGTCTCAGGTGCTGTTTATGGCGGCCCGCTCACGCTGATAGCCACAACCCGCTATTTATTAAAAGAGCTTGAAAGAAAAGATAATTTTCAGGTAGGCTTGCTGCGCCCATCAGAAATCGAGCGTATGATGCGTTGGTTTCCATACCTGCGGCAAATTCCACATGCACATAAAAAGAAAATCATCAAATGGCTAAACGGCCATGCACGAACAATGATCTATCTTGAAGGCCTGTTTAAAGAAATTTTTGATCCCCTTACATCCGAAGATGATATTTCAGATGCAAGATGGCAAGCTGCGATTAAAGATGCCTTGCCCCAGACAGATGAAAAATCGGCCAACGAAGACCTTATGTTATCGCATATCTGGAAAAGGCTCGATGATACAGCCAGAGATCAGTTGCGGATCTTAACCACATTAAGGTGTCCCGCTCCTATGGATGCGGTAAAAACTTTCGGAAACCAAACTCAAAGGCTTGAAAGCTTGGGTCTGATCTCAAAATATTCCGGCAAATTTTACGGAATGCAGGATAGTGTGAGCTGCTTTGCAGAAAAGCTTTGCGGTTTTGCACTGCCTAAAGACCATTTATGCATCGGACTTTGGTACAAAGAAGCCTTTAAAACTGAAAAACGTTTGGTTTTTGCAGAAGAAGCAGTTTATCATCTGGTAAAGGCCGGAAAGGCCGATGTGGCAGCTCCCACGGCTGCCGATCTGGTAAGTCATTACTATACTACATCTCGTTATGCAGAATCCGGGAAAGTGCTGGATTCGGTTATTGCCCTTTCCCCTGTAAGTGATTTAGCAGAAAGTCTTCTTTCAATAAGAGGCAATCTTCATAATGCTCTTGGCCGATATGAGCTTGCCGCCGCCGATTATCAGGAAATAATTGAATCCGCCCGTAAACGTGAAACAGCAGGAATTGCCGAGGTTCAGGGGCTTCACGGTCTTGCCAACGCACTTTATAATTTGGGCCAATATGAAGAGTCCGCCGAAGCTTATAATAAATCACTAGTTATCACTAAGCAGGTTTATGGAACAGAAACACACTCTTCATACGCTGCCTCGCTTCACGGTCTTGCCGATGTTCTTGATCGTCTGGGCCGATACAAAGAAGCCGTTGAGGCTTATAATAAATCACTGGTTATCACAAAGCAGGTTTATGAAACAGAAACACGACCTGAATACGCTGTATCACTTCATGGTCTTGCCGGCGCTCTTGATCGTCTGGGCCGATACAAAGAAGCCGTTGAGGCTTATAATAAATCACTGGTTATCACAAAGCAGGTTTATGAGACAGAAGTACGACCTGAATACGTATCATTACTTAACGGTCTTGCAGGCGCTCTTTATAACCTGGGTCGATACGAAGAGGCTGTTGAGACTTATAATAAATCACTAGTTATGACAAAACAGGTTTACGGAACAGAAGTACACCCTGAATACGCCTCATCGCTTCATGGTCTTGCCAATGCTCTTGATCATATGAGCCGATATGAAGAAGCCTTTGAGGCTTATAATAAATCACTAGTTATCAAAAAGCAGATATACAAAACTGAAGTACACCCTGAATACACCTCATCGCTTTATGGTCTTGCAGTCGCTCTTGTTCACCTGGCCCGACATGAAGAAGCTGTTGAGGCTTTTAATAAATCATTAGTTATCACAAGGCAGGTTTACGGAACAGTAACACATCCTGAATATGCCTCATCGCTTGCAGGTCTTGCCAACACTCTTGTTCACCTGGGTCGGAATGAAGAGGCTGTTGAAGCTTATAACAAATCACTTAATATCAAAAAGGAGATTTACGGGAGTGACGAACATCCCAGCTCACTTCCCACCCGGACAAACCTGTCAATGACATTGGCAAAGATGGGGCAAATTGATCAGGCTTGCAGGGAAATGGATCAATCTTTATCCATTGCAAGAATTATGGGGCATCCTTTTCATACCGGCAATGTCCTGTATTTGTATGCGCAGCTGGAATCCGACCGTAACGCCCAAAAAGCCCTGGACATGGCCATAGAAGCTGAATTTTTGTTGAAACAGGTATTTGATGCTTCGCATCCCACATTACAGGGTGCGCAGGCAGTGATTGCAAAGTTGAAAGGCGGTCTTAAACATGAGCCCGAGCCTGATTCAGAGCATAAAAACCAAAAAGCGAAAGTAACGCCAGAAATGCTTAAAGACTGGACTTATGGGCTTTTATACGGCATTTCCTCTGTTTCTAAGGTGGTGTTTGTTCATCTGGCTCAGCGCATGGCATTATTAATTTCCACACAAGGGATTCTTACTCAATTAGCTGTCACGATGGGCAGGCCCGGTCTGGAGCTTGAAAACCCAACTGCGCTTGAGATGCCGGAAAACATGCCGTCTGAACAGATTAAGGACTTAAGACCCAGGCTTGCCGGATTTAAGGCATTGGTCAAGAGGGTGGCAGAAGATATTAAGGATATACTACAAGATTGCAATGAACAAAACGGACGAATTGTTTTACATGAAGATCTGTCACATCCGGTTCCGGATGAACTTCAAACCGTGTTGCTGGACGAAGCCGCAGCGATTATTTTAGCCGGTTCAGACGAATTGCTGTTGGCGGAACTTGACCTTGTTTTGAAGGGATTATCCATTCTGTTAAAAGATGTAGATGATCCGGCCGCCATTGGACTGCCAACCACTCTGCTCCGGAGATTGCCGGATCA
- a CDS encoding site-specific integrase: protein MKRRLTKYQGVYERESEESIFKGKPDICFDITYKSDGKKVWEKVGWLSEGYSAKLASDIRAERIRSIRHGKELPKQKAKVPSMRDVWAKYISWAETNKARSGRDDISRYTNHLKDRFENKRLNEISSFDLERLKSDLTKDGLSPATVKHCLILIRQIYNKAKIWGIYKGENPIQGVKMPSLQNQRTRFLTHEEANLLLSFLKEKSLTNLYDISLLALHTGMRAGEIFNIKAFDLNFSEEVIRISDPKNKRTRFAYMTRAVKDVLQKRIPSTPEGFVFPDCNGNKAKAVSQAFMRIVNKLGFNEGISDPREKVSFHSLRHTFASWLCMQGEPLTTVKELLGHQTMALTERYSHLLPDHKRRATVILENNFERTNHKNSLEKLKRAE, encoded by the coding sequence ATGAAAAGACGACTTACAAAATATCAGGGAGTATATGAGCGGGAATCTGAGGAAAGTATTTTCAAAGGAAAGCCGGATATCTGTTTTGATATTACCTACAAATCGGATGGGAAAAAAGTTTGGGAGAAAGTTGGCTGGTTAAGTGAAGGATATTCGGCAAAACTTGCTTCAGATATCAGGGCTGAAAGGATTCGCTCTATCCGGCACGGTAAAGAATTACCCAAACAAAAAGCCAAGGTTCCATCTATGCGTGATGTATGGGCTAAATATATATCCTGGGCGGAAACCAATAAAGCAAGATCCGGCCGGGATGATATAAGTCGATACACAAATCATTTGAAAGATCGTTTTGAAAATAAACGGTTAAACGAAATTTCCTCTTTTGATTTAGAGCGCTTAAAATCAGATCTTACTAAGGATGGACTTTCACCTGCAACAGTTAAGCATTGCCTGATTTTAATAAGACAGATTTATAATAAAGCCAAGATATGGGGCATCTATAAAGGAGAAAACCCTATTCAAGGCGTAAAAATGCCCTCTCTGCAAAATCAGAGAACACGTTTTTTAACTCATGAAGAAGCAAACCTGCTATTAAGTTTTTTAAAGGAAAAATCATTAACCAATCTTTATGATATAAGCTTGCTGGCCCTTCATACAGGCATGCGTGCGGGAGAAATATTTAATATTAAAGCTTTTGATCTTAATTTTTCCGAAGAAGTCATACGTATATCCGATCCCAAAAATAAACGAACCCGCTTTGCCTATATGACGCGGGCTGTAAAAGATGTTTTGCAAAAGAGAATTCCATCTACTCCGGAAGGTTTTGTTTTTCCGGATTGCAACGGTAATAAAGCAAAAGCAGTATCTCAAGCTTTCATGCGGATTGTAAACAAACTTGGCTTTAATGAAGGTATCTCAGATCCAAGGGAAAAGGTAAGTTTCCATTCCCTTCGGCATACATTTGCATCATGGCTTTGCATGCAGGGAGAGCCGTTGACAACAGTAAAAGAGCTTCTTGGACACCAGACTATGGCCTTGACGGAAAGGTACAGCCATTTATTGCCGGATCATAAGCGTAGGGCAACCGTAATTCTTGAAAATAATTTTGAAAGAACCAATCACAAAAATAGTTTAGAAAAACTTAAAAGGGCAGAATAA
- a CDS encoding helix-turn-helix domain-containing protein yields the protein MLNKHINNTKKIALTPKNICEMYGCNLGTLANLRAAKKGPRYYKVGSKIYYKKKDFEAWFFSEPVLTSDCC from the coding sequence ATGTTAAATAAACATATAAATAATACTAAAAAAATTGCTCTTACTCCTAAAAATATATGTGAAATGTATGGGTGTAATTTGGGCACATTAGCAAATCTTAGAGCTGCAAAAAAAGGACCCCGATACTATAAGGTCGGAAGTAAAATTTACTACAAAAAGAAAGATTTTGAAGCGTGGTTTTTTTCGGAGCCAGTATTAACATCTGATTGCTGTTAA
- a CDS encoding phage tail tape measure protein — protein sequence MADLAKTVEIVFGGKNDLSRTIRSVEKDINSIADPLAGAAEKVLALDAALMAMAVGGMAYAIKTAGEFSGQFSEITTLLSDTGAPVETFRKDILDYSTDSVKSIDQINAAIYSAISAGVDYKDSVAFVNEAEKLSVAGRADLGATTVALISTLNAYGESTDQAGKYSDIMFNTVKVGQTTIEELASSLSKVTGIAANTGVPFETLSAAVAALTVAGAPTSEAITGIKAALTNIIKPSKDASDMADALGIQFNATALKTRGFEGVLKDVYTATGGNTEKMGKLFGSTEALNAVFVLAADKSGKFKDALESMGDAAGSTQIAYDKVANEFENVNQRLANNFEVTLITIGQKLLPEYGEIANSLSSVFKGIKVGIDAGAFDQLFDYLGKTGKSISEWLNEVAKAFPEALGRIDISGLISSLQSVGDAIAELFQTDKDAPEALAETIQFVVDSLKSLTDVTKGIGEVFAPLVNFAKEAVEGFNSLDGKTKELIGNVLGLSLAFKAFGPVSLIMLGLGSDTETATKIIRVSFAAVENGINALKVGVLALALATANAMLGMGKFLDSLPFYDNVEGIDRATERVKILGKALNEAEDDLEQSSRKVIDAFNGVDTSAKEFKKTIESTPKAINVTAGIKVEDTGKDSQEVIDLILHPNDYRKDPLIQSIVIQPDEKKLADTVKTVEEALPEEKKMLITPEIEIAKIKAQTDIIQEAISWKAKIDIAEIEAGTEKIKAAFDSINKTIESTGSLESDLFKSLLGDDVQGSKKWAIEEAIKKEQASREKALELQEDFTRAQIELMQQQASSLARGDAMITINGEGLQPHLEAFMFEILSAIQIRANAEGQNFLLGL from the coding sequence ATGGCTGATTTGGCAAAGACTGTAGAAATTGTTTTTGGAGGGAAAAATGATTTGTCCAGGACGATCAGGAGTGTAGAAAAAGATATAAATAGTATTGCCGATCCGCTTGCAGGCGCTGCAGAAAAAGTTCTTGCACTTGATGCAGCTCTGATGGCTATGGCGGTCGGCGGCATGGCCTATGCCATAAAAACCGCCGGTGAATTTTCCGGGCAATTCAGCGAGATCACAACTCTTTTGTCTGATACCGGCGCACCGGTGGAAACATTCAGAAAAGACATTCTTGATTACTCCACGGATTCTGTAAAAAGCATAGATCAAATAAATGCTGCTATTTATAGCGCTATATCCGCAGGCGTTGATTATAAGGATTCGGTTGCTTTTGTAAATGAGGCGGAAAAGCTTTCCGTTGCGGGCCGGGCGGATCTCGGTGCAACTACGGTTGCGTTGATAAGTACACTTAATGCCTATGGCGAATCAACAGATCAGGCCGGTAAATATTCAGACATAATGTTCAACACGGTTAAGGTCGGACAAACTACCATAGAAGAGCTTGCATCTTCTTTGTCAAAAGTAACCGGTATTGCCGCAAATACCGGCGTTCCGTTTGAAACGCTTTCGGCGGCGGTTGCTGCACTTACCGTAGCCGGTGCGCCCACATCTGAAGCTATTACAGGCATCAAAGCAGCTCTCACTAATATAATTAAACCTTCAAAAGATGCTTCCGATATGGCGGATGCGCTTGGAATACAATTTAATGCTACTGCTCTTAAAACCAGAGGTTTTGAGGGTGTGCTTAAAGATGTTTATACGGCAACCGGTGGCAATACTGAAAAAATGGGCAAACTGTTCGGTTCTACAGAAGCACTGAATGCGGTTTTTGTTTTGGCTGCTGACAAGTCCGGCAAATTTAAAGATGCTCTTGAAAGCATGGGGGATGCAGCCGGTTCAACTCAGATTGCTTATGACAAGGTTGCAAATGAATTTGAAAATGTAAACCAGCGGCTTGCAAATAATTTTGAAGTAACACTTATTACAATCGGCCAAAAACTATTGCCGGAATATGGTGAAATTGCAAATTCACTTTCCAGTGTTTTCAAAGGAATTAAGGTTGGTATTGATGCCGGCGCTTTCGATCAGCTTTTTGATTATTTGGGTAAGACCGGTAAATCAATTTCTGAGTGGCTTAACGAAGTTGCTAAAGCATTTCCTGAAGCACTAGGGCGAATAGATATTTCAGGGCTTATTAGTTCTTTGCAAAGCGTCGGAGACGCTATAGCAGAATTGTTTCAGACCGACAAGGACGCACCGGAAGCATTGGCAGAAACTATACAATTTGTAGTGGATTCATTAAAGTCATTGACTGATGTCACTAAAGGAATCGGAGAGGTATTTGCTCCATTAGTCAATTTTGCCAAGGAGGCAGTGGAAGGATTCAACTCTTTGGATGGAAAAACAAAAGAGTTGATTGGGAACGTACTTGGGCTGTCTTTAGCTTTCAAGGCATTCGGTCCAGTTTCATTGATTATGCTTGGCCTTGGTTCCGACACCGAGACTGCAACTAAAATTATCCGGGTTAGTTTTGCAGCTGTTGAAAACGGTATAAACGCGCTTAAGGTTGGAGTTTTGGCGCTTGCATTAGCAACCGCAAACGCAATGCTTGGTATGGGAAAGTTTCTTGATAGCCTTCCATTTTATGACAATGTTGAGGGCATCGACAGGGCAACAGAGCGTGTCAAAATCTTAGGTAAAGCATTAAATGAAGCGGAAGATGATCTTGAACAATCAAGCCGAAAGGTAATTGATGCTTTTAACGGAGTTGACACAAGCGCAAAAGAATTTAAAAAGACTATAGAAAGTACTCCCAAGGCTATAAATGTTACCGCAGGAATAAAAGTGGAGGATACAGGGAAAGACTCACAAGAAGTAATTGATTTGATCCTGCATCCTAACGATTACCGGAAAGATCCTTTAATTCAATCCATCGTTATCCAACCTGATGAAAAAAAACTTGCTGATACTGTTAAGACGGTTGAAGAAGCATTACCTGAAGAAAAGAAAATGTTAATCACACCTGAAATCGAAATAGCAAAGATCAAAGCTCAGACGGATATAATCCAGGAAGCAATCAGTTGGAAAGCAAAGATTGATATTGCTGAAATTGAAGCCGGCACTGAAAAAATTAAGGCGGCTTTTGATTCTATAAATAAAACAATTGAAAGTACCGGCTCGCTTGAATCCGACCTGTTTAAATCATTGCTTGGTGATGATGTGCAGGGCAGTAAGAAATGGGCAATTGAAGAAGCTATAAAAAAAGAACAGGCTTCCCGTGAAAAAGCATTAGAGCTTCAAGAAGATTTTACCAGGGCACAAATAGAATTAATGCAACAACAAGCCTCTTCATTAGCCAGGGGTGATGCTATGATAACTATCAATGGTGAAGGCCTTCAGCCACACCTTGAAGCATTTATGTTCGAAATTCTTTCGGCAATACAGATCAGGGCAAATGCCGAAGGACAGAATTTTCTTTTGGGGTTATAA
- a CDS encoding DNA primase produces the protein MNSDIKKEPEENSSLSDSAEIRKLVEDRKLDEAKSLEGKQDSKSNIQVIDTKFVIDCLYKNEVGDGVLFSELHKDKYVFDKNDKTWFIFNGHHWEIDILNCSRRDVENVCQRYLDEAFSLGYKLKNPGADKDEQKEILNTQSKIYKRVFKLRSENGRHRCLECAHTNQQNSLAVAGNEVFDLDPYLLGVSNGVVDLRTGILRAGRPDDYIFRASPHEWKDINEPALKWQEFLESTFSDDNNIISFVQRLFGYAISGLTSQRKFIILHGQGQNGKGVLINLFYHVMGPLAVPIQAEMLLDQGRTRSSSAPSPDIMALKGVRMAFASESDEGRRFSASRVKWLSGGDKLVGRTPHASYDTAFSPSHMLCLLTNNKPHAASHEFALWERVILIPFEISFVDREPKAANERRADLFLEDKLKKEASGILAWLVKGFIRWMEIGLSPPSIVEDATKKYRREEDLLADFIEENCYTSDDPSLKTSASLLYTAFDTWFIANISKKSITPKKLSKLLQKAGFERVKEGTIYYYGIGLISE, from the coding sequence TTGAATTCAGACATTAAAAAAGAGCCGGAAGAAAATTCTTCTTTATCAGATAGTGCAGAGATCCGGAAGCTGGTTGAAGATCGTAAATTGGATGAAGCAAAGTCTTTAGAGGGAAAACAAGACTCAAAATCTAATATACAGGTAATTGATACAAAATTTGTTATAGATTGCTTGTATAAAAACGAGGTTGGTGATGGGGTGCTTTTTTCGGAGCTTCATAAAGATAAGTATGTATTTGATAAAAATGATAAAACTTGGTTCATTTTTAACGGACACCATTGGGAAATTGATATTTTAAATTGTTCCAGGCGAGACGTAGAAAATGTTTGTCAAAGGTATTTAGACGAAGCCTTTTCTCTCGGTTATAAATTAAAAAATCCGGGTGCGGATAAGGATGAACAAAAAGAAATATTAAATACCCAATCCAAAATATATAAGCGCGTATTTAAGCTAAGATCCGAAAACGGGCGTCACAGATGCCTTGAATGTGCGCACACAAACCAACAAAATTCGCTTGCAGTAGCAGGAAATGAAGTTTTCGATTTAGATCCTTATTTACTTGGGGTTTCAAATGGTGTGGTTGATCTTAGGACCGGCATACTCAGAGCAGGCAGGCCTGATGACTATATTTTTAGGGCGTCTCCTCATGAATGGAAGGATATAAACGAACCTGCACTAAAATGGCAGGAATTTTTAGAAAGTACTTTTTCCGATGATAATAACATAATATCTTTTGTTCAGCGTCTTTTTGGGTATGCGATTTCAGGTCTTACCTCACAACGTAAATTTATTATACTGCACGGTCAGGGACAAAACGGCAAAGGTGTTTTAATAAATTTATTTTATCATGTTATGGGGCCGCTTGCTGTGCCGATTCAGGCTGAAATGTTACTTGACCAGGGTAGAACACGTAGCTCTTCAGCTCCAAGTCCGGACATAATGGCCCTAAAAGGTGTTCGAATGGCTTTCGCTTCGGAATCCGATGAAGGCCGTCGTTTTTCAGCTTCCCGAGTCAAATGGCTAAGTGGGGGTGACAAACTGGTAGGCCGGACGCCCCATGCAAGCTATGATACCGCATTTTCTCCAAGCCACATGCTATGTCTTTTAACCAACAATAAGCCGCACGCCGCTTCTCATGAATTTGCATTATGGGAACGTGTAATTCTTATACCATTTGAAATAAGCTTTGTTGATCGTGAACCTAAAGCGGCAAATGAGCGCCGGGCAGATTTATTTCTGGAAGATAAATTAAAAAAAGAGGCCTCTGGAATACTTGCCTGGTTGGTAAAAGGTTTTATTCGGTGGATGGAAATAGGGCTTTCACCTCCGTCAATCGTAGAGGATGCCACTAAAAAATACCGCCGTGAAGAAGATCTGCTGGCTGATTTTATAGAAGAAAACTGTTATACCAGTGATGACCCATCATTAAAAACCAGCGCATCTTTGCTTTATACTGCTTTCGATACTTGGTTTATCGCTAATATCAGCAAAAAAAGTATAACTCCAAAAAAATTATCAAAGCTATTACAAAAAGCAGGTTTTGAGCGAGTAAAAGAAGGCACGATTTATTATTATGGAATCGGTTTAATTTCAGAGTGA
- a CDS encoding type II toxin-antitoxin system HicA family toxin — MKAVSGKDFAKLLEKKGWELRRTKGSHHVYVKEGKPVRISVPIHGNNPLKIGLLRHFMKVAGIDENEL, encoded by the coding sequence TTGAAAGCCGTTTCAGGAAAGGATTTTGCAAAACTACTTGAGAAGAAAGGTTGGGAATTACGGCGAACAAAAGGAAGTCATCATGTTTATGTAAAAGAAGGAAAGCCGGTTAGGATTTCCGTACCCATACATGGGAATAATCCGCTTAAGATAGGTTTATTGAGGCACTTTATGAAAGTTGCCGGGATTGATGAAAATGAGTTGTGA
- a CDS encoding type II toxin-antitoxin system HicB family antitoxin, producing MKLKTIIHEAEEGGFWAEVPSIPGCATQGDTFDELLENIYEAVEACLSVDIEAIKLTGKDKVMEIAV from the coding sequence ATGAAACTAAAAACAATTATTCATGAAGCGGAAGAGGGTGGCTTTTGGGCCGAAGTCCCTTCTATTCCCGGATGTGCCACACAGGGAGATACTTTTGACGAACTCCTGGAAAACATTTATGAGGCCGTGGAAGCTTGCTTGTCTGTGGATATCGAGGCTATCAAATTGACAGGGAAAGATAAGGTTATGGAGATAGCAGTTTGA